Proteins encoded in a region of the Mucilaginibacter sabulilitoris genome:
- a CDS encoding copper chaperone: protein MTTSRKTRTFVIYVILTVSAAFWVLLLMNSGSTTIGQHLPVIVPHCPIIVSGESPVSLQALLAMNPISSLMIGWVFMVMAMMLPTLIIPILYICERSFKHRRLRSALIFAFGYVGIWVTAGVVMIAVTFGLRLLMPKLYLPAIVMTIAALVWQFSPIKQRCLNSGHNHKALAAFGLAADRDALIFGVLHGLSCVGSGWALMLFPMLLPVGHHLVMIVITLMMIGEHLEHPQPPRWRFNLSGKLLRILIAQIQIRLITQLNMPPASNANIHNSHN, encoded by the coding sequence ATGACTACATCCAGAAAAACCCGCACATTTGTCATTTACGTGATCCTCACCGTGAGCGCGGCATTCTGGGTATTGTTGCTGATGAATTCCGGGAGCACAACTATTGGTCAGCATCTCCCCGTAATTGTGCCGCATTGCCCTATCATTGTTTCAGGGGAATCACCGGTATCGTTGCAGGCTTTGTTGGCCATGAACCCCATCAGCTCATTGATGATCGGTTGGGTATTCATGGTAATGGCGATGATGCTTCCGACACTGATCATCCCGATACTGTATATTTGCGAACGCAGTTTCAAACACCGCCGCCTGCGGTCTGCCTTAATTTTTGCCTTTGGATACGTCGGAATCTGGGTAACTGCGGGCGTAGTAATGATTGCGGTGACCTTTGGATTGCGCCTGTTGATGCCAAAGCTCTATCTGCCCGCTATAGTCATGACGATCGCCGCCCTGGTATGGCAATTTTCACCAATCAAACAGCGTTGTTTGAATAGCGGGCATAACCATAAAGCACTTGCCGCGTTTGGGCTTGCCGCAGATCGTGATGCACTGATATTCGGTGTTCTGCATGGCCTATCATGTGTGGGATCGGGTTGGGCATTGATGTTGTTTCCAATGCTCTTGCCGGTAGGACATCACTTGGTAATGATCGTCATTACCTTAATGATGATCGGTGAACATCTGGAGCATCCACAGCCCCCCCGGTGGCGTTTTAACCTGAGCGGCAAGCTCCTGCGCATCCTGATTGCTCAAATTCAGATCAGGCTAATTACCCAGCTAAATATGCCCCCTGCTTCAAATGCCAATATTCACAATTCCCATAATTAA